The window GGATAAAATGATATAGATTGGCAAAAATTTTGACACATTTGACTATAAGCGAGTCAAGATTACCATCTAATCCATCTATGGAACTCACGTTATGTATTAATGTAAATCATTCATATCTAATTAACTAAGTGAAtttttcaatgttaaaaatcaaaattaaattacTCTTATTAAGCTAAGATACTATATACTGTATATCTTGATATTTACAAAGTACAGTAATATGCAAGATTAGTAAGTAAACTGTCAAATGATATAAGACCAATGATCCATTGGTTTACCTTCTTGAGAAAACCAGCACCAAAAGCTCGAGTGACCTTTAGCGACCCTTTAACACGATCATTCATCAACGCATAAGCATCATTTGCGTGTTCGCTTTTTATTCTTTGAACTTCCTGCAGAAAGCCAGAACAAAATTTGAGACATGAGAACACAATTGTTATAAGCTTATATATGTATGATCATTGAAATTGTACTGTTTTATCTACCTCTTCAATTGATGTACTATGATCAATGCTAAGCTGACAAGCAGTTAAACTTGGGTTTCCACTACCATTGTCAGCATCCGAAACCTCAAGATCATATAATGTTTCCTCATTAATTCTTTCAAGATCTTGCCTCCATAGATCAGGCTCGGGTTTTTGAGCTAAAACCGCACGACTATCACCTACATTCATCACATAAACATCTTCCCCTTTCATTAACATAACAAGAACACAAGACCCCATCAAAGCAAGTTCAGGATTCTCATCCAACATTTGGTCTGCAATATCTAAAAAGGACTCTTCCGTTTTCTTTAACCCTCGAGACAACGCTTTCAAAACCTCCGAATGGTTAGCAGAATCCGACCCGTTTGAGTTCACATATTCCTTCAATCTCCTATCCAATTCCAGCCTCTCCCGATCGAATTCACACTTCCACCATCTCTGATTCTCAGATACTCGTTGCCTAACCTTCGAATTCTTGCTTTTTTTCCTCCTAAAACTCTTTAAATCCTCTGTCCCTGATGGATAGCTTTCTTGCTGATCAACAGTTTTCGAAAACCGATTTCTTTCACTTTgatcatcaacatcaacatGAGATTCCAAGCCTTCCAAAGATTGAACAGAAGAGCTAGAATCCGAAGAAACAAGTTTCTTGTCATCATCATCCCATAACAAACCTTTAAGCTCTTTATGAACAGATTGATACAAATTTGACAGCAAAAAATCAGGAGCATCAGGACCATTAAATCCATCATAAATTCCAACAAAAACCAGCCCATGTTCCTCAGAAACCACAACATGAACCCTATCTTCCCCTGCTTTTCCTTGAGCCCATTCAAGGTTTTGACTTTGACTAAAACCTTGATCATCCACATCATCAAGAAAACTACTTTCACTGCTTAAATTTGCACTACTAATAGTCAACTCATTATTATTCTTCTCAACAGAATTCAATGATCCAATACTTTTAACAACGGGCGCAACTATAGAACTCTGCCCATTTTTCACAAAAGTTCTTGAAATCGCCCTTTGTATGACCCGAATTAAAGACCTTTTtcttaatcttgatttataacCATACCCCACTTGTGAAAAGCTTCTTTGAAGCGTTTCTTGAATGCCCTTTTCAGGGAAAATCGGGCCTGATTGAAACCCACGTTCAATCGGGCCAGAAAGAAACCCTCTTTCAATCGGGCCCGAACAGGGGATTTGGCCCGAATGGAATAAAGGACCTGAATTTACTGAGTTTCTTGGTAAAGGCTGTAAAGGGATTGAAGCAAATGATGTTGAGCTTTCAAAAGCTGAAGCTTTATTATCAATActattatatgaatataaatctGTTGAAAGTGGCGTAGCTGTATTAGCAGAGACGGCGGCGCCGGAGATTAATCGAAAAGTTGTTGTTTCATCGGCGGCGGAGTGAACTTTTGAAGACGGGTTGTTGTTATAAGATTGATCGGGCCGGATGTAGCAAAAAGAATGGCCCAAATCATCTAATGGGTCAGAAATCACAACTGGACTAATTTCCTTTTTTCGGTGAACGACGTCGTTTCCGGTGAAACATATGGTTAATTTGCCAACCCCGTTTCCCATCTTCAACTTTTCTGTCAAGAAGATGATAAAGTTTGAAGCTTTTGTAATTTGGAGAGTTAATTCATGAAAATCTTTGATGAAATCAAATTGGACTTGTTGAAAGTTTTGATATTTAGCTTGAAATGATGAGAGAGAACAATGAGAGAGAGGGAGACAGAGGATGGATGAGTTGACTTTTTGGAATAGAGATAtttgaaatgataataaatcaACAAGCTTTTTAAGgcatttactttttatttattagaattaaaataaataaataaataaataataaaattaaacactTCTGTTTTTCTATCTGTTTTTGTAAAGTAAGAAAGTTGACTTTTTGTTggtatttttcaaaataatactaaaaagaTGGTTGACAAATGGAAGGTGATAGGTTTGGCTTAACTCAAAGTGTATTAAAGTTTTTGTGGAATCAAGATTACATCACCACTTGCACTGATGGCGCGTGTATTTcatatataacttatatatgAAAAGTTATTGTCTAGGTGAAAATGATTGTTGTGTTACATCTTCCTGTGATATACGTATTGCTTTGATTATGACCTAGATAGTACATAGGTACATATATTATGTCTTGATAATGTAAGTGATTAATTAAGTAGATTTAAAGCCAACGTGGATTAGGTAGGAATGAGTACTCAATTCTTACCCAAACTTATCTAAATCATCTTCCAATCAAAACCCTTCAATTCATAATTACTCAATTTTACCCACTTCTTATCCAAATCACTGGCAATACATACCCAATCATAcccaattttattttctttttcatttttttgattacatataattaaactatataaatataaatactaaaacattaacaaataaaacacacaacaaacattatattccattttttttttaaaaacatacaaaCCAAAAATGTCTAAAAATTAAATAGTTCAACACATAATacttcaaattaaaattaaaaattacatggCCACCCGTTTTTTTTTTGCCGAGAGCGCGTTTTTCCTCTAAAACGCATTCCAACAAGACGGGATCGACAATGTCGTCATGCGGCTCCTTAAACACCTTCCATTCACGTTGGCGGTTCTTGAACATTTCCCCCTCGAGTTGTGTAGCCATCAAACGCTTCGCCAAATCTTCCTTCTCCTCCTTAATCTCCATATACCGCGTCCTCCTTTGTGCGTAGTTCGTGAGTTCATCGGCCACACTTGTCGCCGAGCTTGAGGACGATGCAACTTGCttctttttcatctttcttGGCGGCAGGGTCTTCATTCATGTCGGGTAGTACATTGTCGTTGCTTGCCTCTTCAAAATCCGATGACTTTCTCTTTGAAGATCCACTAGACGTCGGGATTCCCATTCCTACAATACTAAAGAAACATTCTTGGTGCTTCCACTTGTCATGAACTTTCACCACATTCCACGCCGGTATATGAGTAAAATGCTTCTCCATTTTGGTATAGTAATCGGACAAAGCGGTTGTCGTAATATCCAAGTCATTGCATCCACTTCCCTTTGCACAAAACTACATAAACACAAAACGGAAacataaactatatatacatatatataccaaaCGCATTGcgagaaaacatatatatacatatatataccaaactatatatacatatataaacacacaAACAGAAACATTACAGAAGCATTGcgagaaaacatatatataacaaacgCATACATAAAACATTTGCAAGGTTTTCATAATAATGGTTCATATTTTTACCGCTTGAATCCACACCCCGTTGAAATTACCCATCTCCGCATTCATCACCTTCCACTTGGTAGTCAAGCTATGAAAGGTTCGATTAGTCGAACCCAAGGTACTAGCATAGTGTTGAAGAACTCGCTTCCAAAACCCTTCCGCCTTTTATTCGTTCCCATATTTCTTACACTCTGAGATTTGAATCCATGCTTGAGCCAACGCCACCTCTTGTTCTTCCATCCATACTTCACGCGGCTTCCTCCCAGGAAACTTTTTCTTCCCACGAGCATCACATTCTACAACCTCCTCGTCATCCTCTTCTTCTACAAAAcagtttatatatacatatatatatatatataactatattaacaGTGTGTATATCACATTCTATAACtatattaactatatatatatatattaacagtttatatatacgtatatatatacaaaacagtCTATATgttacgtatatatatatatacaaaccggTTGGAGTTGCGGATGGAGTTGGATTTGGCGTTTCAGGTACAACGTCGTCACTAGCGAGATCATCAAACGCACCAAAGTCACTTGATTGTGCAAGCTCAATGTGGTGTGGTTCGACCATTGGAGGTGGACCCATGTTGTAGCCGTAGGTTGGACTAGCAGGTTGTGGCGTATAGTATTGTTGTTGGTGTGTCTAGGAGTAGAGggtggatggtggtggtggtgtataGTACCGATTGGGTGGTGGTTGCCAAttcggtggtggtggttgttgatgATTCGGTGGTGGTTGCCAAttcggtggtggtggttgatgacGATTAAATGGTGGGTTTTGTTTGTTACCTCGTGGTGGTTCCATGGTGGGTGAAGGTGGTGAGGTAGAAATGGTGGTGAAGGTGGTGaaggtgtatgtatatatatagaagaaggttatatatatctaggagggaaaatttttttttattttttaaatt is drawn from Erigeron canadensis isolate Cc75 chromosome 9, C_canadensis_v1, whole genome shotgun sequence and contains these coding sequences:
- the LOC122582750 gene encoding probable protein phosphatase 2C 4; this encodes MGNGVGKLTICFTGNDVVHRKKEISPVVISDPLDDLGHSFCYIRPDQSYNNNPSSKVHSAADETTTFRLISGAAVSANTATPLSTDLYSYNSIDNKASAFESSTSFASIPLQPLPRNSVNSGPLFHSGQIPCSGPIERGFLSGPIERGFQSGPIFPEKGIQETLQRSFSQVGYGYKSRLRKRSLIRVIQRAISRTFVKNGQSSIVAPVVKSIGSLNSVEKNNNELTISSANLSSESSFLDDVDDQGFSQSQNLEWAQGKAGEDRVHVVVSEEHGLVFVGIYDGFNGPDAPDFLLSNLYQSVHKELKGLLWDDDDKKLVSSDSSSSVQSLEGLESHVDVDDQSERNRFSKTVDQQESYPSGTEDLKSFRRKKSKNSKVRQRVSENQRWWKCEFDRERLELDRRLKEYVNSNGSDSANHSEVLKALSRGLKKTEESFLDIADQMLDENPELALMGSCVLVMLMKGEDVYVMNVGDSRAVLAQKPEPDLWRQDLERINEETLYDLEVSDADNGSGNPSLTACQLSIDHSTSIEEEVQRIKSEHANDAYALMNDRVKGSLKVTRAFGAGFLKKPKWNDALLQMFRIDYVGTSPYINCVPYLHHHKLGPRDRFLILSSDGLYQYFTNEEAVSEVELFIQWSPEGDPAQHLVEEVLFRAAKKAGMDFHELLEIPQGDRRRYHDDVSIIVISLEGRIWRSCV